TTGTTGGTCATTAAAATTGAGGTAGAACGGTGGGAAATCATCTTTTATATCAAGATATTGTTCACAAATGTTATTCAAGTTTAAGCTGATAGCGAAGTCAGAACGCCATAAGGTGTTATAGCTGCTATTGCAGGTAGCCATAATGTATTGCGTGTCGACGTCGTCACCTTCACGGGCCTGGGTGATAGGGATTAGATTGTTTTCGCGAAACTCAGCGGCAATGATGGGTAATTTAGCGATTAAGGCGCTGGTGGTTTGGTTATAGCGATTTTGGGCATGGAGCAAGGTAATTAACCAGGCCAGACCAAATCCTACTAACGCGATAATACCCAAGGAGGTTAAGAACATCCTGGTAAGCAGACGTTTTTTAGGTCGTAAAATTAGTCGCATGGGTGGTTAAATTTATATCCTTGGCCGCGAAGGGTAATGATGGACTGTTCTATTCCACCTTGAGCAAGTTTCTTTCTTAATCGGCTGACCATCACTTCAATAGTGTTGGGATCGCCTTCTTTGTCGGCATAGACCACATCCAGTAAACGCTGTTTAGCGACAACCTCATGGCAATGGCGCATCAAGTATTCCAGAATAAGGTATTCAAAGGCAGTGATGTCTAATGGTGTTTGATTTAGCGTTACATGTTTTGCCGCGACATCTATTTGCAGAGCACCGCTGGTGATGGTTGAGCGAACAAAACCACTGCTGCGGCGCACTATGGCATCAAGTCTGGCGATGAGTTCTTCTTTTTGAAATGGTTTAACTAAGTAGTCGTCTGCACCAGCATTGAGCCCTTCGACTTTATCTTGCCACGTTAGTCGAGCGGTTAAAATTAGAATCGGCGCTTTAACATCTGCATTACGCAGCATTTTGATTAGGCTTATTCCATCTTGATCGGGTAAGCCTAAATCAATAATAGCAGCATCAATAGGATAATTAGTGGCTTGATAAAATCCTTCTTTTGCGGTTAATGCCACTTGCACTTGATTACCTTGATCTGATAACTGCACCTGTAAATGGTGTGACAACAGAGGGTCGTCTTCAATAACCAATATGCGCATAATCCATCCTTGTTAAGCCGTCACTTTATGTGAAATGTGCTTGGCCAATATTACCCTACAAGTTGGTGAGGTTAAATATTAAACAGACTTTTATGATAACCATATTCAAACTGAATACCATCATGGTGCTAGTGATAATTATTTTGCTAACATTTTTGCCCTGAAAGGGCTTAGTCGATGTAATCAAGTATCAGGTAAGTTAGAATAGCGTCATTGACAGACTAACTTTTAAGATTGAGATGAAACTAACACATTTATTATCGGCTAGCTTTTTAAGTTTATTTTCGACATTTGCATTAAGTGCAACGTTTACCTTTACGGCTATCCCTGATGAAGATGAAAGTCAGCTTCGGACTCGCTTTGATAAAGTGGCTGATTATTTAACCGAGAAGTTGGGCGTGGAAGTGAAATATATTCCGGTAAAGTCATATTCTGCAGCGGTAACAGCATTTCGTAATAACCAAGTACAACTTGCTTGGTTTGGTGGTTTATCTGGTGTGCAAGCGCGTCGTTTAGTGCCAGGTTCTGAGGCTATTGCCCAAGGTTTTGAAGATCAGTTTTTCAAGAGTTATTTGATTGCTCATAAATCTACTAATATGGCTGCTTCAACTAATTTTCCTTCATTGAATGATTATACCTTTACCTTTGGTTCTAAAGACTCAACTTCAGGCCGTTTGATGCCACAGTATTTTATTGAAAAAAATACCGGTAAGCCAATTGAACAAATTTTTAAACGCATTGGTTTTTCTGGCGACCATAGCCGCACTATCAGCCAAGTTGAAGCAGGTGTTTATCAAGTCGGTGCGGTTAATTACAAAGTGTGGGACACCGCCGTTGAGAAAGGTGAAGTTGATACCAGCAAAGTGAAAGTCATTTGGGAAAGCCCTACTTACCCAGATTATCAATGGACGGTGCATTCGGGTGTTGATGAAACGTTTGGTGCAGGCTTTAAAGAAAAGCTGACTAAAACGTTAATTGGTATGACGGATAAAGATTTGTTAGCCAGCTTCCCACGTGAGTCATTTGTACCGGCTAAAAATAGCGATTATGAACCGATTGAGCGCGTGGCAAAAACAATTGGAATGCTCGATTAATGTTGTCGTTGGTTGATGTTGATTTAGGTTATAACCAGCAAATTATATTACCTAAAGTGAATTTGTCATTTAAGGCAAATGAGCATGTGGCTATTTTAGGCCCTTCAGGCGTGGGTAAAACCACGCTGTTGCATCACCTTTATCAACAATTGGCCGAGCAAACCTGTTTGTGCTCTCAAGCACAGGGGTTAGTTGATAACCTGTCGATATATCACAATGTGTTTATTGGTGGGTTGGCGCGTTATTCCCGTTGGTATAATTTGGCTAATTTGTTGTTGCCGTTTAATAAGCCGCAACAACAAATCGGCGCTATTTGCCAGCAACTAGAACTGACCGTGCCTTTGCAACAGAAAGTCAATGAGTTGTCTGGTGGTCAGCGCCAACGAGTGGCTTTAGCCAGAGCGTTATTTCAGCAACAAGCGGTGTTTATGGGCGACGAGCCCTTTTCTGCATTAGATCCGTTAATGGGCTTACGATTACTAAACTTGATTAAGCAAACGCATCAGAGTGTTATTTGTGTGTTGCATGATGCCGAACTAGCGTTAGCAAACTTTGAGCGTATTATTGTCATTAGTGATGGCAAAGTAGTACTAGATGACAAAGCGGGCCAATTATCTCTGGCTCATTTATCACAGCATTATGCATTAGCTGATTTACCAAACCATTCAGTGGCATAAATATGAATATGTCGATGCTGCTAAGCGATTTATCTTCATTCTATCCCCGTTTTTATAATGCCTAAAATGATTACTCACAGTCGCTACTCTTTTGTAGGGCATTGGCAGAAAATCACTCTGTTGCTTTTATTGATGGTCTCCGTGTGTTGGTTTTTTGCCGATACCGAGGTGATTGCACTCGATCCTTGGACAGAGCTTGGCCGCATGTGGCAGGGTTTTGTTCATCCCGATTTTTTTGCAACTGAGTATTTGCTTGATGCGCTGTGGCAAACCATTAGTTTTGCTTTACTTGGGATTACGATTGGGCTGCTATTGGGTTTTCCACTTGCATTGTGGTATCAACATCCTTTGGTTGCGGCAATGTGTGCATTTATCCGTGCTATACATGAGATATTTTGGGCATTGATATTCTTACAGATATTTGGTCTATCTGCCATTACCGGTATTTTAGCCATAGCGCTTCCTTATGCTGCTACTTTTGCTCGTGTGTTTGCAGATATTTTACAGCAGGCACCAATGCATACCTTATTTTCACTGCCTAAAGGCACCGATAAACTGTCGGCATTTATATATGGTCGATGGATGCACATGTATCCGCAGATTGTTGATTATATTCGTTACCGTTTTGAGTGCGCGCTTCGAAGCAGTGCCGTGTTGGGCTTTATTGGTATGCCAACATTAGGCTTTTATTTAGAATCCGCTTTTCGTCAGGGGCATTATCAGCAAGGTGGTGCACTATTAATCTTATTTGTGTTGTTAATTGGTAGTATACGTTTTTGGGCTAAACCGATAATGCTTTGGTTGTATTTACCGCTTGCAGTGTACTTCTTACCTCCCATTCCTGTTATCGACTCACAACTCATTTGGCGCTTTATCAGTGTCGATGTTTTACCGCCTATGCTTCAAGGGCAACCATTTTTGAGCTGGTTTAACACAGATAAACTGTCGCAGCTTGTTAACTGGAGTTATACATTAATCAGCCAGCAAGTGTTTCCCGGGATGGTCGCGACCTTAGTGCTGGCTTTTTGTGCCTTGGGATTAACCCATGTGCTAACGCTGGTATTATTGCCTTTTAATACTCGTTTGATGATGCCAAAAGTGGTTGTTTTAATCCTGAGGGCGGTGAATTTAATATTACGTTCATTGCCTGAGTATTTATTGGCTTTTGTGTTTATGATGCTATTAGGGCCGTCGATGTTGCCAGCGATTATCGCGTTAGCGCTGCACAATAGTGGCCTGATGGTCTTTTTAATGTCACGTCAAGCCGACAGTGTTAGCGTGCCGCTGACGTATCGACCTAGAATTGATCAATACAGTTATTTGGTACTGCCTACCATATATCCCCATTTTATGGGATTGTTGTTTTATCGTTTTGAAGTGATTATTCGTGAAACGGCCATCTTGGGTATGCTTGGGGTGATGACGTTAGGATTTTATGTTGACAGTAACTTTTCTGAAATTCGTTTTAGTGGTGCGTTATTGTTATTGGTATTCACGGCAGGCTTAAATGTGGTGGTGGATTATCTGGCGCGTCGCTTACTGCATTACCCTCGCAACCGCTTACAGGCTTGCTAAAGTCTCTTGGTTTAGAGCGATAGAAGGTTAGCGTCATTGCTCAAACAGATAACTGTGTGAGCAAAATAGTTAGTTTACTCATCTTTTTATTTACTCGAATTCAATCATGTTTATCACTGAGAGATAATTTGATGAATTATATTATTAGCAATCGTGACAGCAACGGCAATAAAAATAACCCCAACGAGTAGATCTATAATGGTATTGGCCGCGAGCAATTTTTGCTGTACTCGAGGTTTTGATAGGATCAGTGCGAGTAAGCTAAACCACGCCAATGACAACACAAATAATAATACTGTGGCGGCAATTTTTGTTTGGTAATTGACTTGAGGTGTAATTAATACAGAAAATAAAGTAATAAAAAATATCAACGCTTTAGGATTCAGTAGGTTGGTATATAGTCCAATTTTAAAGCCCTTTAATGACGATATCAGCGCCGCTTTTGCCACATTTTGTTGTATTGATGGCGTGTCTGAATTACGGCGTTTGCTGATAATACTGGTGATAGCTGATTTTAGCGCCCCATATCCCATCCATGCTAAATAGCTACTGCCAATCAGTTGCACGGCCATAAAGGCAATATGAGACTGTTGGATCATCACACTTATGCCCATTAACGACAAAAAAGTGTGAATTAAGATAGCGACAGCAATGCCTAAGGCACAATAAAGCGCGGTTAAGCGTGTTTGCTGTGTGGCCATTTTAACGATAATGGCAAA
This region of Shewanella livingstonensis genomic DNA includes:
- a CDS encoding response regulator, producing MRILVIEDDPLLSHHLQVQLSDQGNQVQVALTAKEGFYQATNYPIDAAIIDLGLPDQDGISLIKMLRNADVKAPILILTARLTWQDKVEGLNAGADDYLVKPFQKEELIARLDAIVRRSSGFVRSTITSGALQIDVAAKHVTLNQTPLDITAFEYLILEYLMRHCHEVVAKQRLLDVVYADKEGDPNTIEVMVSRLRKKLAQGGIEQSIITLRGQGYKFNHPCD
- a CDS encoding putative selenate ABC transporter substrate-binding protein: MKLTHLLSASFLSLFSTFALSATFTFTAIPDEDESQLRTRFDKVADYLTEKLGVEVKYIPVKSYSAAVTAFRNNQVQLAWFGGLSGVQARRLVPGSEAIAQGFEDQFFKSYLIAHKSTNMAASTNFPSLNDYTFTFGSKDSTSGRLMPQYFIEKNTGKPIEQIFKRIGFSGDHSRTISQVEAGVYQVGAVNYKVWDTAVEKGEVDTSKVKVIWESPTYPDYQWTVHSGVDETFGAGFKEKLTKTLIGMTDKDLLASFPRESFVPAKNSDYEPIERVAKTIGMLD
- a CDS encoding ATP-binding cassette domain-containing protein, with amino-acid sequence MLSLVDVDLGYNQQIILPKVNLSFKANEHVAILGPSGVGKTTLLHHLYQQLAEQTCLCSQAQGLVDNLSIYHNVFIGGLARYSRWYNLANLLLPFNKPQQQIGAICQQLELTVPLQQKVNELSGGQRQRVALARALFQQQAVFMGDEPFSALDPLMGLRLLNLIKQTHQSVICVLHDAELALANFERIIVISDGKVVLDDKAGQLSLAHLSQHYALADLPNHSVA
- a CDS encoding PhnE/PtxC family ABC transporter permease, coding for MPKMITHSRYSFVGHWQKITLLLLLMVSVCWFFADTEVIALDPWTELGRMWQGFVHPDFFATEYLLDALWQTISFALLGITIGLLLGFPLALWYQHPLVAAMCAFIRAIHEIFWALIFLQIFGLSAITGILAIALPYAATFARVFADILQQAPMHTLFSLPKGTDKLSAFIYGRWMHMYPQIVDYIRYRFECALRSSAVLGFIGMPTLGFYLESAFRQGHYQQGGALLILFVLLIGSIRFWAKPIMLWLYLPLAVYFLPPIPVIDSQLIWRFISVDVLPPMLQGQPFLSWFNTDKLSQLVNWSYTLISQQVFPGMVATLVLAFCALGLTHVLTLVLLPFNTRLMMPKVVVLILRAVNLILRSLPEYLLAFVFMMLLGPSMLPAIIALALHNSGLMVFLMSRQADSVSVPLTYRPRIDQYSYLVLPTIYPHFMGLLFYRFEVIIRETAILGMLGVMTLGFYVDSNFSEIRFSGALLLLVFTAGLNVVVDYLARRLLHYPRNRLQAC
- a CDS encoding LysE family translocator; protein product: MDMTLLAGLAVIHMVALMSPGPDFAIIVKMATQQTRLTALYCALGIAVAILIHTFLSLMGISVMIQQSHIAFMAVQLIGSSYLAWMGYGALKSAITSIISKRRNSDTPSIQQNVAKAALISSLKGFKIGLYTNLLNPKALIFFITLFSVLITPQVNYQTKIAATVLLFVLSLAWFSLLALILSKPRVQQKLLAANTIIDLLVGVIFIAVAVTIANNIIHQIISQ